In the Hordeum vulgare subsp. vulgare chromosome 7H, MorexV3_pseudomolecules_assembly, whole genome shotgun sequence genome, one interval contains:
- the LOC123408923 gene encoding L-type lectin-domain containing receptor kinase IX.1-like: MLLAPALLLCRSQSSSELRATAMAVLKLCLCLMLVHHAAAVSFSPGDFRAEDDARITDGRIDLLGDKNFPGCRARGRVLYKQPVQLWDATGEAASFTASFNFTIQSLDGGKGGPGHGMAFFLAPYMPEMPQESYEGCLGLFDETANMASASGSARFVAVEFDTHRDPWDPSSRHIGVDVNSIDSRGNFLILPDDSLVDAGVMSSTVKYDNSTTRLDVVLSVGDTTYNLSATIDLRSLLPDQVSIGFSAATGAAFGSNHTVLSCSFQSTLPTVTTSTPLPSTWSTKLIAGVAAAAVLVLLLGVTVAVLLRRASRRNGQPDDKDMMLAGDMTPDSLDMDDDEFGSSAGPRPIPYANLAAATRNFAEEGKLGQGGSGSVYRGHMKELGGRDVAIKVFSRGASSEGRKEYRSEVTIISRLRHRNLVQLIGWCHCRRRLLLVYELVHNGSLDGYLYSKSKEEVLTWQVRYQITLGLASAVLYLHQEWDQCVVHGDIKPSNIMLDESFNTKLGDFGLSRLIDHGMSLQTMTGMAGTPGYLDPECVITGKASTESDMYSFGVTLLEIVCGRRPMAPPRDGAKDGQVFRLLEWAWDLYGRGAALDAADEHLGGVFDRWEVERVVAVGLWAAHPDPKMRPAIRQAVEALQSRKFRMPVLPPKMPVAVYIQPFAASTMEYSDTTTTVGSSNSRTTATQSSNTSMPAAVSEELV, encoded by the exons ATGTTATTAGCACCGGCGCTACTATTGTGCCGGTCTCAATCCTCATCAGAACTCAGAGCTACAGCAATGGCTGTGCTGAAGCTCTGCTTGTGCCTCATGCTCGTCCACCATGCCGCCGCTGTCTCCTTCAGCCCCGGCGATTTCAGAGCGGAGGACGACGCGAGGATCACCGACGGCAGGATTGACCTCCTCGGCGACAAGAATTTTCCAGGCTGCCGAGCAAGGGGCCGCGTTCTGTACAAGCAGCCGGTGCAGCTCTGGGACGCCACGGGCGAGGCGGCCAGCTTCACCGCCAGCTTCAACTTCACCATCCAATCTTTGGATGGCGGGAAAGGCGGCCCTGGACACGGCATGGCGTTCTTCCTCGCACCGTACATGCCCGAGATGCCGCAGGAGTCCTATGAAGGCTGCCTTGGGCTCTTCGACGAGACGGCGAATATGGCGAGCGCGTCCGGCAGCGCCAGATTCGTCGCCGTCGAGTTCGACACCCACCGTGACCCGTGGGACCCGAGCAGCCGGCACATCGGCGTAGACGTCAACAGCATCGACTCACGCGGCAACTTCTTGATCTTGCCCGACGACAGCCTCGTCGACGCCGGCGTCATGTCTTCCACGGTGAAGTACGACAACTCCACGACGAGGCTGGACGTCGTCCTCAGCGTCGGTGACACCACTTACAACCTGTCCGCCACCATCGACCTGCGGAGCTTGCTGCCGGATCAGGTCTCTATAGGCTTCTCGGCGGCCACCGGCGCAGCGTTCGGCAGCAATCACACGGTACTCTCGTGCTCCTTCCAGTCCACGCTCCCGACGGTGACCACAAGCACGCCCCTCCCGTCTACCTGGTCAACCAAGCTCATTGCCGGGGTTGCCGCCGCAGCCGTGCTGGTGCTCCTGCTCGGCGTCACAGTCGCGGTGCTGCTCCGGCGTGCAAGCAGGAGAAACGGGCAACCGGACGACAAGGACATGATGCTTGCCGGCGATATGACTCCGGACTCCCTCGACATGGACGACGATGAGTTCGGTTCCAGCGCGGGACCCCGGCCCATCCCGTACGCCAACCTAGCGGCGGCGACGAGGAACTTCGCGGAGGAAGGGAAACTGGGGCAGGGCGGGTCGGGGTCGGTGTACCGTGGCCACATGAAAGAGCTCGGCGGCCGCGACGTCGCCATCAAGGTGTTCTCGCGAGGGGCGTCCTCGGAGGGGAGGAAGGAGTACAGGTCGGAGGTCACTATCATCAGCAGACTGCGCCACCGGAATCTTGTGCAGCTCATCGGCTGGTGCCATTGCCGCAGGCGGCTGCTGCTGGTCTACGAGCTCGTGCACAACGGCAGCCTCGATGGGTACCTCTACAGCAAAAGCAAAGAAGAGGTTCTGACATGGCAAGTTAG ATACCAGATAACTCTTGGATTGGCGTCAGCCGTGCTGTACCTCCACCAGGAATGGGATCAGTGCGTCGTCCACGGTGACATTAAGCCGAGCAACATAATGCTGGACGAGTCCTTCAACACCAAGCTAGGCGACTTTGGCCTATCGCGGCTCATCGACCACGGCATGAGCTTGCAGACAATGACAGGCATGGCGGGCACCCCGGGCTACCTCGACCCGGAGTGCGTCATCACCGGCAAGGCGTCCACCGAGTCCGACATGTACAGCTTCGGCGTCACACTGCTGGAGATCGTGTGCGGGCGGCGGCCGATGGCGCCGCCCAGAGACGGTGCCAAGGACGGCCAGGTGTTCCGGCTGCTGGAGTGGGCGTGGGACCTCTACGGCAGGGGCGCCGCCCTCGACGCCGCGGATGAGCATCTCGGCGGCGTGTTCGACCGGTGGGAGGTTGAGAGGGTGGTGGCCGTCGGGCTGTGGGCAGCGCACCCCGACCCCAAGATGAGGCCGGCGATCAGGCAGGCCGTCGAGGCGCTGCAGTCAAGGAAGTTCAGGATGCCGGTGCTGCCGCCCAAGATGCCGGTGGCCGTGTACATTCAGCCttttgcagcctccaccatggagTACAGCGATACCACCACCACTGTCGGGTCGTCGAACAGCCGTACAACGGCGACGCAATCTTCAAATACTAGCATGCCAGCGGCTGTCAGCGAGGAGCTGGTTTGA